The window TCAGCCATTCATCTGGGACTAATGACTATAGGCATGCCGCCCTGCAATGTGCCATCATAAGGGACATCTTAAATCAGAGGGAATGACCACCCAATTTTATTTGGAATATCCAGCCACTGTAATATTCCCAAGGTCAAGTCCTTGCATTGTAAGTAAGACTGTTATCCAAGGATTCCTTTCCACACCATGATTCCTAAGTTCACAGACTTAGAAATAATGACAGGCATGTTGCGAGCTTTGTCAGtctgcaataaataaatgttcagcCCTTACTTTCCTGACCTACTTGTCTTCTTCATTTCTACAGAATTGTGCTCAGCATGGCGGAGATTCCAgggcttctcttccttctcctcctgctctgtgTTGTTGGGCAGGTGAGTCCCTATGGTGCCTTCTGGAAACCCACTTGGCCTGCTTACCGCCTCCCTGTAGTCTTGCCCCAGTCTACCCTCAACTTAGCCAGGCCAGACTTTGGGGCTGAAGCCAAATTGGAAGTGTCCTCCTCATGTGGACCCCAGTGTCACAAGGGAACACCTCTGCCCACATATGAAGAGGCCAAACAATACCTGTCTTATGAGACACTCTATTCCAATGGCAGCCGCACAGAGACTCAGGTGGGCATTTACATCCTCAGCAATGGCAGAGGTGGAGCTCAACACCAAGACTCTGAGTCTTCAGGAAAGTCTCGGAGGAAGCGGCAGATTTATGGCTATGACAGCAGGTTCAGCATTTTTGGGAAGGACTTCCTACTTAACTACCCTTTCTCAACATCAGTGAAGTTATCTACAGGCTGCACTGGCACTCTGGTAGCAGAGAAACACGTCCTCACAGCTGCCCACTGCATACATGATGGGAAAACCTATGTGAAAGGAACGCAGAAACTTCGAGTGGGCTTCCTGAAGCCCAAGTTTAAAGATGGCGGTCGAGGGGCCAACAGCTCCAGCTCAGCCTTGCCTGagaagatgaaatttcagtggaTCCGGGTAAAACGCACCCATGTGCCCAAGGGTTGGATCAAAGGCAATGCCAATGATATTGGCATGGATTATGACTATGCCCTCTTGGAACTCAAAAAACCCCACAAGAGAAAGTTCATGAAGATTGGGGTGAGCCCTCCTGCTAAACAGCTGCCAGGGGGCAGAATTCACTTCTCTGGCTATGACAATGATCGACCTGGCAATTTGGTGTACCGCTTCTGTGATGTCAAAGATGAGACCTATGACCTGCTTTACCAGCAGTGTGATGCTCAGCCTGGGGCCAGTGGGTCAGGGGTCTATGTGAGGATGTGGAAGAGACAGCAGCAAAAGTGGGAGAGAAAAATTATTGGCATCTTTTCAGGGCACCAGTGGGTGGACATGAATGGTTCTCCACAGGATTTTAATGTGGCTGTTAGAATCACCCCTCTCAAATATGCTCAGATTTGCTACTGGATTAAAGGAAACTACCTGGACTGTAGGGAGGGGTGATACAGTGCTCCCTCCTGGAAGCACTTAATAGTCTTCATGTACTCATTGTAAGAGAAGCCAAATTTTATCATTGgctcatgcatgcacacacacgtgtctgtgtgtgtgtaatgtgtcACGTAACATCCTTTACctaatttcttaaaattgcaGGATGACTGgctttattatttgaaaactgGTTTGTGTATCATATCATTTAAGAAGTTTGAAAGCATACTTTTGCATAGAAGTAAAAATCAATACTGATGTTTGGGGCAATAGGAAATATTTGACAATTAAGTTAATCATTCACTTTTTTTGAGAACAttggattttatttcatctgaaCTTGTTTCAAAGGTTTATATTAAATATGTGGCATACAGGAGATATGAattcttgtgtgtgtatgtgttttcttcggagatttatatctttatattttaaaaattcttgattaTTAAAGCTTCCAGATGGTAGTATGTCCATCACATATAACTCTTAGAAATTTCACAATACTTCTTAGGCAGTTATAATATTTTGGATTTGGAGG is drawn from Urocitellus parryii isolate mUroPar1 chromosome 4, mUroPar1.hap1, whole genome shotgun sequence and contains these coding sequences:
- the Prss23 gene encoding serine protease 23, whose protein sequence is MAEIPGLLFLLLLLCVVGQVSPYGAFWKPTWPAYRLPVVLPQSTLNLARPDFGAEAKLEVSSSCGPQCHKGTPLPTYEEAKQYLSYETLYSNGSRTETQVGIYILSNGRGGAQHQDSESSGKSRRKRQIYGYDSRFSIFGKDFLLNYPFSTSVKLSTGCTGTLVAEKHVLTAAHCIHDGKTYVKGTQKLRVGFLKPKFKDGGRGANSSSSALPEKMKFQWIRVKRTHVPKGWIKGNANDIGMDYDYALLELKKPHKRKFMKIGVSPPAKQLPGGRIHFSGYDNDRPGNLVYRFCDVKDETYDLLYQQCDAQPGASGSGVYVRMWKRQQQKWERKIIGIFSGHQWVDMNGSPQDFNVAVRITPLKYAQICYWIKGNYLDCREG